A genome region from Anopheles stephensi strain Indian chromosome 2, UCI_ANSTEP_V1.0, whole genome shotgun sequence includes the following:
- the LOC118504533 gene encoding uncharacterized protein LOC118504533 isoform X6: MPFKNFQRRVSGPGAYCNNYIQSRQENTEFLQLSQTQLHQSSVNIGFSNIVYNSANSEPLNSSRSGSTSLAVIDKSTTPKAESSDQKSGPKYNDLNKTSLSVEESNLNFNFVKSNGKSVSANNCSGSYKGLATGGANNGAGPSSQQPGQGKGATAGGNYPCKKCAVSNNLSNPPTLHLGAGGTAGDAPHFHHVCHDPSHDNSNNSLKNSPAHGGSGSSGRAANIIASSAPTKSSGSSGSGGGGGKGSTLISSCQGSFHSLQGGGSISVDGNGSNLPPYGHHSVSSSGAQTASGGSMQHACSNLLSHHQVQPRLSYSTSHTDSPNGSGTVLYNRSRINSHSNSATPGELERGGSVAGGSSNGKHQQQQQQQQQQQQQQHGTNYNVFSVNYERKSASIGGVASGSGGGGGGGGFGGNGGGGSCNGNGSKTINNSSNKSNNSNGAINASNNSGNSYSYHASDISQLRNIIELNKQVNDLNSKNVEYNRQLSAPAENNINKSSSNCYSNSVYNLFSNHILPQYHSNSPNTNSLNRAKKKRSYKLNGSRLFSAASSDSIRFHSNLSNQNDTDLRVSIDNTCTDSLVTALDDEALLITDYMNDMAKSKVHFDDVSLYGTPKEEPLPNIPPSIEKPSSNFLKNQLQAWFQPTDNRLAMKLFGSKKALVKERIRQKTAGHWVIHPCSSFRFYWDLCMLLLLVANLIILPVAISFFNDDLSTRWIAFNCLSDTIFLVDIVVNFRTGIMQQDNAEQVILDPKLIAKHYLKTWFFLDLISSIPLDYIFLIFNQMQKYSQFLNMASVFMRIFNLICMMLLIGHWSGCLQFLVPMLQGFPSNSWVAINELQESYWLEQYSWALFKAMSHMLCIGYGRFPPQSLTDMWLTMLSMISGATCYALFLGHATNLIQSLDSSRRQYREKVKQVEEYMAYRKLPRDMRQRITEYFEHRYQGKFFDEECILGELSEKLREDVINYNCRSLVASVPFFANADSNFVSDVVTKLRYEVFQPGDIIIKEGTIGSKMYFIQEGIVDIVMANGEVATSLSDGSYFGEICLLTNARRVASVRAETYCNLFSLSVDHFNAVLDQYPLMRKTMETVAAERLNKIGKNPNIMAQKEESESGNTETNQISAVVNALAAEADNVDNLSDGNGSMKKGTSQSSLNELNQSLKMSLPRPKSGEFRALFEGCSP; this comes from the exons ATGCCTTTTAAAAACTTTCAACGACGGGTTAGTGGTCCTGGTGCATACTGCAACAATTACATACAGAGCAG GCAAGAAAACACGGAGTTTCTGCAACTTAGTCAAACCCAGCTGCATCAGTCATCGGTGAACATCGGGTTCAGTAACATTGTTTACAATAGTGCGAATAGTGAACCACTCAACAGTTCCCGAAGCGGCTCCACATCGTTAGCAGTGATTG ACAAATCAACCACCCCGAAAGCAGAATCCAGTGACCAAAAGTCCGGCCCGAAGTACAACGATCTCAACAAAACCTCGCTCTCGGTGGAGGAAAGCAATCTGAACTTTAACTTCGTCAAGAGCAATGGCAAGTCGGTGTCTGCCAACAACTGCAGCGGTTCGTACAAGGGTTTAGCGACCGGCGGCGCTAACAACGGTGCCGGCCCAAGCTCGCAGCAGCCGGGACAGGGCAAAGGGGCCACTGCCGGGGGCAACTATCCGTGCAAAAAATGTGCCGTCAGTAACAATCTTAGCAACCCGCCAACATTGCACCTCGGCGCTGGGGGCACCGCCGGAGACGCGCCACACTTCCACCACGTGTGTCACGACCCGTCGCACGACAACTCGAACAACAGCCTTAAAAATTCGCCGGCGCATGGCGGATCGGGCTCGTCGGGCCGGGCAGCCAACATCATAGCGTCATCGGCCCCGACCAAATCGTccggcagcagtggcagcggcggtggtggtggcaaggGCAGCACGCTCATCAGCTCCTGCCAGGGTTCGTTCCATTCGCTGCAGGGCGGTGGCTCGATCAGTGTGGACGGTAACGGGTCGAACCTGCCACCGTACGGCCACCACAGCGTGTCGTCGAGCGGTGCCCAAACAGCGTCCGGTGGGTCGATGCAACATGCCTGCAGCAACCTGCTGTCCCATCATCAGGTTCAGCCGCGCCTGAGCTACTCCACCAGCCACACGGACTCGCCGAACGGGAGCGGCACCGTCCTGTACAACCGGTCGCGCATCAACAGCCACAGCAACAGTGCGACGCCCGGTGAGCTCGAGCGGGGTGGAAGTGTTGCGGGTGGTAGCAGCAACGgcaagcatcagcagcagcagcaacagcagcaacagcagcagcagcagcagcacggcacCAACTACAACGTGTTTAGTGTGAACTACGAACGGAAAAGTGCCAGTATCGGGGGTGTCGCCAGTggtagcggtggtggtggtggtggtggtggattcgGTGgtaacggtggtggtggtagctgtAACGGTAACGGTAGTAAAACGATAAACAATAGTAGCAACAAAAGCAATAATAGCAACGGTGCCATCAACGCGTCCAACAACAGTGGGAACAGCTACAGCTATCACGCGAGTGATATTAGCCAGCTGCGCAACATCATCGAGCTGAACAAGCAAGTGAACGATCTGAACTCGAAGAATGTCGAGTACAACCGGCAGCTGAGCGCACCGGCCGAGAACAATATCAACAAGAGCAGTAGCAACTGCTACAGCAACAGTGTCTACAACCTGTTTTCCAATCACATTTTGCCTCAGTATCACAGCAATTCGCCCAACACTAATAGCTTAAATCGTGCTAAGAAGAAGCGTAGCTACAAGCTCAATGGCAG CAGATTGTTCAGTGCGGCCAGCTCCGACTCCATAAGGTTCCACTCGAATCTTTCGAACCAAAACGATACCGATCTGCGGGTGTCGATCGACAACACCTGCACGGACTCGCTGGTGACTGCACTGGACGATGAGGCGCTGCTAATCACGGACTACATGAACGACATGGCTAAATCGAAG GTACATTTTGATGACGTGTCCCTCTATGGCACACCGAAGGAGGAACCGCTTCCCAATATTCCTCCTTCCATAGAGAAACCGTCATCGAATTTCTTAAAGAATCAGCTGCAAGCATGGTTCCAACCGACCGACAATCGGCTTGCCATGAAACTGTTTGGCAGCAAAAAGGCGCTGGTGAAGGAACGCATTCGTCAGAAAACGGCCGGCCACTGGGTCATACATCCGTGCAGTTCATTCAG ATTTTACTGGGATTTGTGCATGTTGCTTTTGCTAGTAGCGAACTTGATCATCTTACCCGTAGCGATTTCATTTTTCAACGACGACCTGAGCACCAGATGGATCGCATTCAATTGCCTGAGTGATACAATCTTCCTTGTCGATATAGTGGTCAATTTTAGAACAG GTATTATGCAGCAAGATAATGCGGAGCAGGTGATACTCGACCCGAAGCTTATTGCAAAGCACTATCTAAAGACGTGGTTTTTCCTGGACCTGATATCGTCCATACCGCTcgattatatttttttaatttttaatcag aTGCAAAAGTACAGTCAG TTTCTCAACATGGCGTCAGTGTTTATGCGAATTTTCAATCTAATTTGTATGATGTTACTGATCGGTCACTGGAGCGGTTGCCTACAGTTTCTCGTGCCGATGCTGCAAGGCTTTCCATCCAACTCTTGGGTGGCAATCAATGAACTACAG GAATCTTACTGGTTAGAGCAATACTCATGGGCACTGTTCAAAGCGATGTCGCACATGCTTTGCATAGGATACGGAAG ATTTCCCCCTCAATCACTGACAGATATGTGGCTTACGATGCTTTCGATGATATCTGGTGCCACCTGCTACGCCTTATTCCTTGGACATGCTACCAATCTCATCCAGAGCCTGGACTCTAGTAGACGTCAATATCGCGAAAAG GTAAAACAAGTGGAAGAGTACATGGCGTACCGGAAGTTACCGCGCGATATGCGACAAAGAATCACTGAATATTTCGAGCATCGGTACCAAGGTAAATTTTTCGACGAAGAATGCATTCTCGGCGAGCTGAGCGAAAAACTGCGGGAAGATGTGATAAACTACAACTGTAG GTCCTTAGTTGCTTCAGTGCCTTTTTTCGCGAACGCTGATTCTAATTTTGTATCAGATGTAGTGACTAAACTTAGATACGAAGTTTTTCAACCTG GTGATATTATAATTAAGGAGGGAACTATAGGAtcaaaaatgtattttattcAAGAAGGCATTGTAGATATCGTCATGGCTAATGGAGAG GTCGCTACATCACTGTCGGATGGATCATACTTCGGAGAAATCTGTCTGCTAACAAATGCCAGAAGAGTCGCCAGCGTTCGTGCCGAAACCtattgcaatttattttctctcAGCGTTGATCACTTCAATGCGGTACTGGACCAATACCCACTGATGCGCAAAACGATGGAAACGGTGGCCGCGGAACG GTTAAACAAGATCGGTAAAAATCCCAACATTATGGCACAGAAGGAGGAATCGGAATCGGGCAATACGGAAACCAATCAAATTAGTGCTGTAGTGAACGCTTTAGCTGCTGAAGCTGATAATGTAGATAATTTAAG
- the LOC118504533 gene encoding uncharacterized protein LOC118504533 isoform X4, whose amino-acid sequence MPFKNFQRRVSGPGAYCNNYIQSRQENTEFLQLSQTQLHQSSVNIGFSNIVYNSANSEPLNSSRSGSTSLAVIDKSTTPKAESSDQKSGPKYNDLNKTSLSVEESNLNFNFVKSNGKSVSANNCSGSYKGLATGGANNGAGPSSQQPGQGKGATAGGNYPCKKCAVSNNLSNPPTLHLGAGGTAGDAPHFHHVCHDPSHDNSNNSLKNSPAHGGSGSSGRAANIIASSAPTKSSGSSGSGGGGGKGSTLISSCQGSFHSLQGGGSISVDGNGSNLPPYGHHSVSSSGAQTASGGSMQHACSNLLSHHQVQPRLSYSTSHTDSPNGSGTVLYNRSRINSHSNSATPGELERGGSVAGGSSNGKHQQQQQQQQQQQQQQHGTNYNVFSVNYERKSASIGGVASGSGGGGGGGGFGGNGGGGSCNGNGSKTINNSSNKSNNSNGAINASNNSGNSYSYHASDISQLRNIIELNKQVNDLNSKNVEYNRQLSAPAENNINKSSSNCYSNSVYNLFSNHILPQYHSNSPNTNSLNRAKKKRSYKLNGSRLFSAASSDSIRFHSNLSNQNDTDLRVSIDNTCTDSLVTALDDEALLITDYMNDMAKSKVHFDDVSLYGTPKEEPLPNIPPSIEKPSSNFLKNQLQAWFQPTDNRLAMKLFGSKKALVKERIRQKTAGHWVIHPCSSFRFYWDLCMLLLLVANLIILPVAISFFNDDLSTRWIAFNCLSDTIFLVDIVVNFRTGIMQQDNAEQVILDPKLIAKHYLKTWFFLDLISSIPLDYIFLIFNQMQKYSQDFSDSFQLLHAGRALRILRLAKLLSLVRLLRLSRLVRYVSQWEEVYFLNMASVFMRIFNLICMMLLIGHWSGCLQFLVPMLQGFPSNSWVAINELQESYWLEQYSWALFKAMSHMLCIGYGRFPPQSLTDMWLTMLSMISGATCYALFLGHATNLIQSLDSSRRQYREKVKQVEEYMAYRKLPRDMRQRITEYFEHRYQGKFFDEECILGELSEKLREDVINYNCRSLVASVPFFANADSNFVSDVVTKLRYEVFQPGDIIIKEGTIGSKMYFIQEGIVDIVMANGEVATSLSDGSYFGEICLLTNARRVASVRAETYCNLFSLSVDHFNAVLDQYPLMRKTMETVAAERLNKIGKNPNIMAQKEESESGNTETNQISAVVNALAAEADNVDNLSDGNGSMKKGTSQSSLNELNQSLKMSLPRPKSGEFRALFEGCSP is encoded by the exons ATGCCTTTTAAAAACTTTCAACGACGGGTTAGTGGTCCTGGTGCATACTGCAACAATTACATACAGAGCAG GCAAGAAAACACGGAGTTTCTGCAACTTAGTCAAACCCAGCTGCATCAGTCATCGGTGAACATCGGGTTCAGTAACATTGTTTACAATAGTGCGAATAGTGAACCACTCAACAGTTCCCGAAGCGGCTCCACATCGTTAGCAGTGATTG ACAAATCAACCACCCCGAAAGCAGAATCCAGTGACCAAAAGTCCGGCCCGAAGTACAACGATCTCAACAAAACCTCGCTCTCGGTGGAGGAAAGCAATCTGAACTTTAACTTCGTCAAGAGCAATGGCAAGTCGGTGTCTGCCAACAACTGCAGCGGTTCGTACAAGGGTTTAGCGACCGGCGGCGCTAACAACGGTGCCGGCCCAAGCTCGCAGCAGCCGGGACAGGGCAAAGGGGCCACTGCCGGGGGCAACTATCCGTGCAAAAAATGTGCCGTCAGTAACAATCTTAGCAACCCGCCAACATTGCACCTCGGCGCTGGGGGCACCGCCGGAGACGCGCCACACTTCCACCACGTGTGTCACGACCCGTCGCACGACAACTCGAACAACAGCCTTAAAAATTCGCCGGCGCATGGCGGATCGGGCTCGTCGGGCCGGGCAGCCAACATCATAGCGTCATCGGCCCCGACCAAATCGTccggcagcagtggcagcggcggtggtggtggcaaggGCAGCACGCTCATCAGCTCCTGCCAGGGTTCGTTCCATTCGCTGCAGGGCGGTGGCTCGATCAGTGTGGACGGTAACGGGTCGAACCTGCCACCGTACGGCCACCACAGCGTGTCGTCGAGCGGTGCCCAAACAGCGTCCGGTGGGTCGATGCAACATGCCTGCAGCAACCTGCTGTCCCATCATCAGGTTCAGCCGCGCCTGAGCTACTCCACCAGCCACACGGACTCGCCGAACGGGAGCGGCACCGTCCTGTACAACCGGTCGCGCATCAACAGCCACAGCAACAGTGCGACGCCCGGTGAGCTCGAGCGGGGTGGAAGTGTTGCGGGTGGTAGCAGCAACGgcaagcatcagcagcagcagcaacagcagcaacagcagcagcagcagcagcacggcacCAACTACAACGTGTTTAGTGTGAACTACGAACGGAAAAGTGCCAGTATCGGGGGTGTCGCCAGTggtagcggtggtggtggtggtggtggtggattcgGTGgtaacggtggtggtggtagctgtAACGGTAACGGTAGTAAAACGATAAACAATAGTAGCAACAAAAGCAATAATAGCAACGGTGCCATCAACGCGTCCAACAACAGTGGGAACAGCTACAGCTATCACGCGAGTGATATTAGCCAGCTGCGCAACATCATCGAGCTGAACAAGCAAGTGAACGATCTGAACTCGAAGAATGTCGAGTACAACCGGCAGCTGAGCGCACCGGCCGAGAACAATATCAACAAGAGCAGTAGCAACTGCTACAGCAACAGTGTCTACAACCTGTTTTCCAATCACATTTTGCCTCAGTATCACAGCAATTCGCCCAACACTAATAGCTTAAATCGTGCTAAGAAGAAGCGTAGCTACAAGCTCAATGGCAG CAGATTGTTCAGTGCGGCCAGCTCCGACTCCATAAGGTTCCACTCGAATCTTTCGAACCAAAACGATACCGATCTGCGGGTGTCGATCGACAACACCTGCACGGACTCGCTGGTGACTGCACTGGACGATGAGGCGCTGCTAATCACGGACTACATGAACGACATGGCTAAATCGAAG GTACATTTTGATGACGTGTCCCTCTATGGCACACCGAAGGAGGAACCGCTTCCCAATATTCCTCCTTCCATAGAGAAACCGTCATCGAATTTCTTAAAGAATCAGCTGCAAGCATGGTTCCAACCGACCGACAATCGGCTTGCCATGAAACTGTTTGGCAGCAAAAAGGCGCTGGTGAAGGAACGCATTCGTCAGAAAACGGCCGGCCACTGGGTCATACATCCGTGCAGTTCATTCAG ATTTTACTGGGATTTGTGCATGTTGCTTTTGCTAGTAGCGAACTTGATCATCTTACCCGTAGCGATTTCATTTTTCAACGACGACCTGAGCACCAGATGGATCGCATTCAATTGCCTGAGTGATACAATCTTCCTTGTCGATATAGTGGTCAATTTTAGAACAG GTATTATGCAGCAAGATAATGCGGAGCAGGTGATACTCGACCCGAAGCTTATTGCAAAGCACTATCTAAAGACGTGGTTTTTCCTGGACCTGATATCGTCCATACCGCTcgattatatttttttaatttttaatcag aTGCAAAAGTACAGTCAG GATTTTTCCGATTCGTTTCAACTGCTCCACGCTGGCCGAGCCTTGCGCATACTTAGATTGGCCAAACTGCTGTCGCTGGTCCGGCTGCTCCGGCTTTCTCGGCTCGTGCGCTACGTCTCCCAGTGGGAGGAAGTCTAT TTTCTCAACATGGCGTCAGTGTTTATGCGAATTTTCAATCTAATTTGTATGATGTTACTGATCGGTCACTGGAGCGGTTGCCTACAGTTTCTCGTGCCGATGCTGCAAGGCTTTCCATCCAACTCTTGGGTGGCAATCAATGAACTACAG GAATCTTACTGGTTAGAGCAATACTCATGGGCACTGTTCAAAGCGATGTCGCACATGCTTTGCATAGGATACGGAAG ATTTCCCCCTCAATCACTGACAGATATGTGGCTTACGATGCTTTCGATGATATCTGGTGCCACCTGCTACGCCTTATTCCTTGGACATGCTACCAATCTCATCCAGAGCCTGGACTCTAGTAGACGTCAATATCGCGAAAAG GTAAAACAAGTGGAAGAGTACATGGCGTACCGGAAGTTACCGCGCGATATGCGACAAAGAATCACTGAATATTTCGAGCATCGGTACCAAGGTAAATTTTTCGACGAAGAATGCATTCTCGGCGAGCTGAGCGAAAAACTGCGGGAAGATGTGATAAACTACAACTGTAG GTCCTTAGTTGCTTCAGTGCCTTTTTTCGCGAACGCTGATTCTAATTTTGTATCAGATGTAGTGACTAAACTTAGATACGAAGTTTTTCAACCTG GTGATATTATAATTAAGGAGGGAACTATAGGAtcaaaaatgtattttattcAAGAAGGCATTGTAGATATCGTCATGGCTAATGGAGAG GTCGCTACATCACTGTCGGATGGATCATACTTCGGAGAAATCTGTCTGCTAACAAATGCCAGAAGAGTCGCCAGCGTTCGTGCCGAAACCtattgcaatttattttctctcAGCGTTGATCACTTCAATGCGGTACTGGACCAATACCCACTGATGCGCAAAACGATGGAAACGGTGGCCGCGGAACG GTTAAACAAGATCGGTAAAAATCCCAACATTATGGCACAGAAGGAGGAATCGGAATCGGGCAATACGGAAACCAATCAAATTAGTGCTGTAGTGAACGCTTTAGCTGCTGAAGCTGATAATGTAGATAATTTAAG
- the LOC118504533 gene encoding uncharacterized protein LOC118504533 isoform X2: MPFKNFQRRVSGPGAYCNNYIQSRQENTEFLQLSQTQLHQSSVNIGFSNIVYNSANSEPLNSSRSGSTSLAVIDKSTTPKAESSDQKSGPKYNDLNKTSLSVEESNLNFNFVKSNGKSVSANNCSGSYKGLATGGANNGAGPSSQQPGQGKGATAGGNYPCKKCAVSNNLSNPPTLHLGAGGTAGDAPHFHHVCHDPSHDNSNNSLKNSPAHGGSGSSGRAANIIASSAPTKSSGSSGSGGGGGKGSTLISSCQGSFHSLQGGGSISVDGNGSNLPPYGHHSVSSSGAQTASGGSMQHACSNLLSHHQVQPRLSYSTSHTDSPNGSGTVLYNRSRINSHSNSATPGELERGGSVAGGSSNGKHQQQQQQQQQQQQQQHGTNYNVFSVNYERKSASIGGVASGSGGGGGGGGFGGNGGGGSCNGNGSKTINNSSNKSNNSNGAINASNNSGNSYSYHASDISQLRNIIELNKQVNDLNSKNVEYNRQLSAPAENNINKSSSNCYSNSVYNLFSNHILPQYHSNSPNTNSLNRAKKKRSYKLNGRLFSAASSDSIRFHSNLSNQNDTDLRVSIDNTCTDSLVTALDDEALLITDYMNDMAKSKVHFDDVSLYGTPKEEPLPNIPPSIEKPSSNFLKNQLQAWFQPTDNRLAMKLFGSKKALVKERIRQKTAGHWVIHPCSSFRFYWDLCMLLLLVANLIILPVAISFFNDDLSTRWIAFNCLSDTIFLVDIVVNFRTGIMQQDNAEQVILDPKLIAKHYLKTWFFLDLISSIPLDYIFLIFNQMQKYSQDFSDSFQLLHAGRALRILRLAKLLSLVRLLRLSRLVRYVSQWEEVYILQNLQKKHSNRRGRSFQKEQTKGFSKSSLILKFLNMASVFMRIFNLICMMLLIGHWSGCLQFLVPMLQGFPSNSWVAINELQESYWLEQYSWALFKAMSHMLCIGYGRFPPQSLTDMWLTMLSMISGATCYALFLGHATNLIQSLDSSRRQYREKVKQVEEYMAYRKLPRDMRQRITEYFEHRYQGKFFDEECILGELSEKLREDVINYNCRSLVASVPFFANADSNFVSDVVTKLRYEVFQPGDIIIKEGTIGSKMYFIQEGIVDIVMANGEVATSLSDGSYFGEICLLTNARRVASVRAETYCNLFSLSVDHFNAVLDQYPLMRKTMETVAAERLNKIGKNPNIMAQKEESESGNTETNQISAVVNALAAEADNVDNLSDGNGSMKKGTSQSSLNELNQSLKMSLPRPKSGEFRALFEGCSP, encoded by the exons ATGCCTTTTAAAAACTTTCAACGACGGGTTAGTGGTCCTGGTGCATACTGCAACAATTACATACAGAGCAG GCAAGAAAACACGGAGTTTCTGCAACTTAGTCAAACCCAGCTGCATCAGTCATCGGTGAACATCGGGTTCAGTAACATTGTTTACAATAGTGCGAATAGTGAACCACTCAACAGTTCCCGAAGCGGCTCCACATCGTTAGCAGTGATTG ACAAATCAACCACCCCGAAAGCAGAATCCAGTGACCAAAAGTCCGGCCCGAAGTACAACGATCTCAACAAAACCTCGCTCTCGGTGGAGGAAAGCAATCTGAACTTTAACTTCGTCAAGAGCAATGGCAAGTCGGTGTCTGCCAACAACTGCAGCGGTTCGTACAAGGGTTTAGCGACCGGCGGCGCTAACAACGGTGCCGGCCCAAGCTCGCAGCAGCCGGGACAGGGCAAAGGGGCCACTGCCGGGGGCAACTATCCGTGCAAAAAATGTGCCGTCAGTAACAATCTTAGCAACCCGCCAACATTGCACCTCGGCGCTGGGGGCACCGCCGGAGACGCGCCACACTTCCACCACGTGTGTCACGACCCGTCGCACGACAACTCGAACAACAGCCTTAAAAATTCGCCGGCGCATGGCGGATCGGGCTCGTCGGGCCGGGCAGCCAACATCATAGCGTCATCGGCCCCGACCAAATCGTccggcagcagtggcagcggcggtggtggtggcaaggGCAGCACGCTCATCAGCTCCTGCCAGGGTTCGTTCCATTCGCTGCAGGGCGGTGGCTCGATCAGTGTGGACGGTAACGGGTCGAACCTGCCACCGTACGGCCACCACAGCGTGTCGTCGAGCGGTGCCCAAACAGCGTCCGGTGGGTCGATGCAACATGCCTGCAGCAACCTGCTGTCCCATCATCAGGTTCAGCCGCGCCTGAGCTACTCCACCAGCCACACGGACTCGCCGAACGGGAGCGGCACCGTCCTGTACAACCGGTCGCGCATCAACAGCCACAGCAACAGTGCGACGCCCGGTGAGCTCGAGCGGGGTGGAAGTGTTGCGGGTGGTAGCAGCAACGgcaagcatcagcagcagcagcaacagcagcaacagcagcagcagcagcagcacggcacCAACTACAACGTGTTTAGTGTGAACTACGAACGGAAAAGTGCCAGTATCGGGGGTGTCGCCAGTggtagcggtggtggtggtggtggtggtggattcgGTGgtaacggtggtggtggtagctgtAACGGTAACGGTAGTAAAACGATAAACAATAGTAGCAACAAAAGCAATAATAGCAACGGTGCCATCAACGCGTCCAACAACAGTGGGAACAGCTACAGCTATCACGCGAGTGATATTAGCCAGCTGCGCAACATCATCGAGCTGAACAAGCAAGTGAACGATCTGAACTCGAAGAATGTCGAGTACAACCGGCAGCTGAGCGCACCGGCCGAGAACAATATCAACAAGAGCAGTAGCAACTGCTACAGCAACAGTGTCTACAACCTGTTTTCCAATCACATTTTGCCTCAGTATCACAGCAATTCGCCCAACACTAATAGCTTAAATCGTGCTAAGAAGAAGCGTAGCTACAAGCTCAATGGCAG ATTGTTCAGTGCGGCCAGCTCCGACTCCATAAGGTTCCACTCGAATCTTTCGAACCAAAACGATACCGATCTGCGGGTGTCGATCGACAACACCTGCACGGACTCGCTGGTGACTGCACTGGACGATGAGGCGCTGCTAATCACGGACTACATGAACGACATGGCTAAATCGAAG GTACATTTTGATGACGTGTCCCTCTATGGCACACCGAAGGAGGAACCGCTTCCCAATATTCCTCCTTCCATAGAGAAACCGTCATCGAATTTCTTAAAGAATCAGCTGCAAGCATGGTTCCAACCGACCGACAATCGGCTTGCCATGAAACTGTTTGGCAGCAAAAAGGCGCTGGTGAAGGAACGCATTCGTCAGAAAACGGCCGGCCACTGGGTCATACATCCGTGCAGTTCATTCAG ATTTTACTGGGATTTGTGCATGTTGCTTTTGCTAGTAGCGAACTTGATCATCTTACCCGTAGCGATTTCATTTTTCAACGACGACCTGAGCACCAGATGGATCGCATTCAATTGCCTGAGTGATACAATCTTCCTTGTCGATATAGTGGTCAATTTTAGAACAG GTATTATGCAGCAAGATAATGCGGAGCAGGTGATACTCGACCCGAAGCTTATTGCAAAGCACTATCTAAAGACGTGGTTTTTCCTGGACCTGATATCGTCCATACCGCTcgattatatttttttaatttttaatcag aTGCAAAAGTACAGTCAG GATTTTTCCGATTCGTTTCAACTGCTCCACGCTGGCCGAGCCTTGCGCATACTTAGATTGGCCAAACTGCTGTCGCTGGTCCGGCTGCTCCGGCTTTCTCGGCTCGTGCGCTACGTCTCCCAGTGGGAGGAAGTCTAT ATACTTCAAAACCTACAAAAAAAGCATTCTAATCGAAGAGGGAGATCCTTTCAAAAAGAACAGACTAAAGGTTTTTCTAAGAGCAGCCTTATTTTGAAG TTTCTCAACATGGCGTCAGTGTTTATGCGAATTTTCAATCTAATTTGTATGATGTTACTGATCGGTCACTGGAGCGGTTGCCTACAGTTTCTCGTGCCGATGCTGCAAGGCTTTCCATCCAACTCTTGGGTGGCAATCAATGAACTACAG GAATCTTACTGGTTAGAGCAATACTCATGGGCACTGTTCAAAGCGATGTCGCACATGCTTTGCATAGGATACGGAAG ATTTCCCCCTCAATCACTGACAGATATGTGGCTTACGATGCTTTCGATGATATCTGGTGCCACCTGCTACGCCTTATTCCTTGGACATGCTACCAATCTCATCCAGAGCCTGGACTCTAGTAGACGTCAATATCGCGAAAAG GTAAAACAAGTGGAAGAGTACATGGCGTACCGGAAGTTACCGCGCGATATGCGACAAAGAATCACTGAATATTTCGAGCATCGGTACCAAGGTAAATTTTTCGACGAAGAATGCATTCTCGGCGAGCTGAGCGAAAAACTGCGGGAAGATGTGATAAACTACAACTGTAG GTCCTTAGTTGCTTCAGTGCCTTTTTTCGCGAACGCTGATTCTAATTTTGTATCAGATGTAGTGACTAAACTTAGATACGAAGTTTTTCAACCTG GTGATATTATAATTAAGGAGGGAACTATAGGAtcaaaaatgtattttattcAAGAAGGCATTGTAGATATCGTCATGGCTAATGGAGAG GTCGCTACATCACTGTCGGATGGATCATACTTCGGAGAAATCTGTCTGCTAACAAATGCCAGAAGAGTCGCCAGCGTTCGTGCCGAAACCtattgcaatttattttctctcAGCGTTGATCACTTCAATGCGGTACTGGACCAATACCCACTGATGCGCAAAACGATGGAAACGGTGGCCGCGGAACG GTTAAACAAGATCGGTAAAAATCCCAACATTATGGCACAGAAGGAGGAATCGGAATCGGGCAATACGGAAACCAATCAAATTAGTGCTGTAGTGAACGCTTTAGCTGCTGAAGCTGATAATGTAGATAATTTAAG